A region of the Mytilus galloprovincialis chromosome 1, xbMytGall1.hap1.1, whole genome shotgun sequence genome:
CATTCAAGACATCCCTGATATAAACATACAATAAATGTtacataaaaatctggcaagaattgtttTCATGAGAGCGCTTATTTGCAATTTTGTACTTCATGAATGTTTCCAAGGTGCATAActctttttaaaataattgatcggcactgattttcgaactCGTTCCACACATTGTTGCCAAAAACCtgatatataagttttataaaaaccTCCCAAGAATTGTACATGTGAGAGCCATAACAAGACCGGGTGGACAGACGGACGGGCGCCCAGTACTTATATGTCCTCTCTCGCAAAACAAATTGCGTTGCGCAGCCAGGGGATAACCATGAAGACTTAAcattagaattgagaatggaaataggaatgtgtcaaagagacaacaaccagaacAAAGAGAAGAAAGCAGTCCAATAAGTTGACACAAGAAGGGATATGAGAAATGATAACACTCAGATAACTATATATATGCACAAAAGACCAAAGGAAAAAAATGAGCAAAGATACCGTACAACTTGCTGAACTAGATCCAGGGATgagaattgtaaaaaaatatattgataaaagaAAGCCGAAAGCAAAAATTCAGAGACAAGAACCTTCGGTTTATCATTCATCATCGCCACTCGCAAAATAATTCAGACAACCCTCACCCCGGAAAAAAATATTCGAATGTATGTCCCTTTCCTATATTTGTGATACATAGGGAACATGCATGATGTGCCTGTCGACATAGACGAAATAACAATATAACTAACCACATGACATTGATGGTTCTTTTAACAGGCAATAACGGATTGACATCCGTAATGGTAATTGTCAGAAAGTACTTTAATATTATAAAGATGAGGAGATTTTGGTATATGAATGTCAATTAGACCACTATCCACCACTGACCAAATGACCTGTGTGATATCAAATAGTGGTCATCATACGATCTTTAACAGTGGGCAAAAAAAGTCATGAGCTAATATAAGACAAATATACTAACCACTTGGTCCAATAGGATTCATACCACAAACAAGTGTCAATTCATATATATCTTGGTATGAGACATCTTCAGGTGCACCATAAGATGGTACTAAATGGTTTCCATCTTCCTGCAGAAAAACAACATAATCGGTGATACCTTCTTCTGCCGGTTTTACTTCAAATGAATAACAGTTTGGTCTCACGATACCTGGAAATATAGTTTTCTAGCGTGTTAAAGCAAAGACATAGTATGGTCAAagttaattgatatatatatcttCATTGAGTTGGTGTATTAACTTGTACCAGTCATACAAACCCAAATACACCGATCAGATTTCAAATTTGAAGGATAAAAACAAAAGCTTCTTGAGTGTTTTAAgtccttttacatgttttagttctTCTGTAAATTAAGAACAAATTTTTCAATTTCGGAAATTGGATATAATTGTCAGTACCAAATTCTCGAATAAACCTTGAAATGCATGTACTAATCGTCAATTGTTGCAAAAGGATAATAAAATGGgactaaatcaaatgaaatgcTTCGCTGAACGCAGtgggatacgaccgcagaggtccaaacCTCAGCAGTTTGGGCAAAAATGAACACAATATTCGCGCTTGaaacaggtctgaatttggattgtaattgaatatttgacacataataggtttctgacacataataactgtagtcaaagaacatagatttggttatatgatttgaatttatatcattttttttttgcttttgtgcaatacactttCCTATTGCGAATTGACCCCCTAcccttttgcaaaaaaaaataaaatttgaagaaattttctttgttaatttctgaaatctgcaATGAGAAAAAATGCCcctcccccattttttttcacctccctgtttccccccaaaaaaatgtttttccacaagatatggtcataatctcaattcaaatttccacTGActggagtttgcaaccataattaccaatttataaatatatcattcAAGTCTTAAAAGAGAAAATGACATATAATGTAGCTAAAATTAATAATCctttaatagtaacttctaaaaataaattgacagctaatcacctcaagacaatacaacatttctttatacataatttaaaagcagtgtaagggaggtaatcaaaacATACACAGCATTGTACTTTAAACGTGTTTGGATTAACTCCCTCACCCTTaaaattgtccattaaccaggaaactCTTGTTTTCCCCTTTTATGCttctaattcctaaacagtttgagcAATAACCCCCCCCCTTTCAACACCActatccccccccccaaaaaaaaaagtcaatcctTACCATCCTTttatggtatggaaacttgttgtTTTATTGCAGAGAGGTTCATACACCGTTCCACacgttattgtctggaaactagaaaaaatgcttatatgggtccctttttggtccctaattcctaaactgttaggaccattACCCCCAAAATTAATCACAACCTTCCTTGTGTggttatttatgtataaatgtcataaatttctatttacttatactaaagttattatccggaaaccaaatATCTTCGGACGACGACTaagacgtgataccaatatacgaccgcaaatttgtTTTCCTGTCGTATAAAGAGGAGATTTGGTATCATATGATTGGCAATGATGAATATTTGAACAATTATGTCATCATATGAGGACGACAACAATAAGCAAACCCAAAGTGAACAGAAGGCTAAAAAAGCCCCGTTATGACAAAATTTATGTAAGTCAAGTAAGCATCtataaaaaccaacaacaaaaacTGGGCAACTAGTTGCCAGGTCAGTGACCTGGTAACCCATATAtgtaaatgtttcattcatgCTCAATTTAAGTCCATTGTCCATTAAATAATCTTcttctgattttttattttaatttgatacaTCATCGGAAAATTTGGTATTTAAGATTTATGTGCCGAAGCGCTTTTAATTTGTAATGGTGCTTTTTTGAACTTGAGACAAACAGCGTTTTacattattaaaatttattttacagtatatatatatgtcaaacattatatatgttcctggtccaaaatatcttatttttgacATTAGGTCTATTTGTATTACATAATGGAAGTTGGCACCAAGATCCAATGTTTACTAATGTAACGTGCAGGTCTGTATACCAGGGGCGGACCAAGAACCTTGAGACcaaaattatatgtttatttagAAAGTGTGCTGAAAACCCCCAGCTAAGCGAGTACCTATGTTTTAAGGGTAAAATATTTGGCCCATCAATActattataacatgtattaatCGACTTTTGACGTGTGAACTACAATACCGTAATGTAATCAATAATCAACTAGAGCAGAGTAATAGAATGTTGGTATTAATTAATCAATAATTGAATCATCATTGAATGACTTTGCATGCCATCATCAACAATATGGCGTTCATGTTTCTTTATGACAACCTATTGATTTACTATAAATAGTGTCTGATGAAAATAGGATGTTACAGGTGAGAAAGATCCAGTaactaaattaaaaaattctTCACATTTTAGTCGATATCGACACTTTCTGATGAGGTCACCAAATATGACTGCCATAGACTACATTAAGACCAAGGAGATACTTTATCACTTGTTAGGCCTTCTACAATGAGTCAACCCAAAGTTCAACCCCATACCGAATAACAAGCCACAAACACGGGATATCAACAACTCAAAAGACAATCCTCGTGATCAGATTTAgcttttatttatcattttacaaaaacaacTACGACACTGGAACACGAGTTTTTGACTTTATACAGGCATACCATTCAAGGGGGTGAAGGGGTCCTGAGACCGAAATCCCgtgcttaaaaacatgaaatcccgaggtcgcgaatttaagtaaatttaaatcccggcatcccgaaatttgaaaaaaagaattcctggaACCCGAAAGAATCAACCCCGAAATCCAAAGCTTAAtcacacccgatcccgacgtcccgaaaaaggtccttgcccccccccccccccccccctgaagaatttcagcaaaagtatcataagtcatttaagtaaggagcctgtaattcagtggtcgtttgtttatgtgtttttcgttcattttttgtacataaatagaTCTAAGGCCGCttatttctcgtttgaattgttttacattgtcatttcggggccttttaaagctcattatgcggtatgggctttgctcgtttttgaagcccgtacggtgacctatagttgttaatctctgtgtcattttggtctcttgtggagagttgtctcaacatggcaatcataccacatcttctatttttttgtaatcaatgaattttgtaaaagatttaataactggagaatttcagaaaaggtatcaaaagttcacatgaataatttcagcgtttatctgtatattatgaacattcattactatataaataaagtatttactttcaattctaagtttactaatcgatccatggtggtcatagatatagtatacagaccctttCTATTTAATacactctgtgaccgccgtggatagtaaagtaaaacttgaaaatgatagcggATAAAATTCAGAAAATGACTTTATTCGTAGTATGTGTATGTTCATCAAAgcatacagaaaaacgcaaaccgtaAGTctatctgacttaaaatttcattcaatgacgggacaatatccggatgcctttttctcgtttttatcccaaaataactcaatctgaataataatatgaatggatgacaaatgaaCACAGAGGcgtgatgattaatttattgtggaaagaagagaagcgacacacaaaatgaggtctactcgtttaatagtataaaagaatATGACTTGAGAGATCTATAGGTTCgtataatgggagataactctttaaatcagttaatcGTTCGAAAAAGGCAGTTTCGCCCTTGCTGTTCAAACATTCTTGTGAATCATGTTAAAAGATAAAGCTACTAAGATGCTTAGAAGAGAGGCTGGAGGACCTTTTCCAAGACGTCGGGATTAGACCTTGTGGGATCCAGGATTTGTATCTATCGGATTTGGGAATTGAAGATTTACTTTAAGTCGGGATCCTGGAAAAAGAATGCCTAAATATTTGCCGAAATTCAGGATAACTCCAACTCCTATCCCGTGTTTGAATTCAACAATGCAAAAATATGTTGTTATAAAGAATCATGTACGCCATATTGTATTCAAAAACACAATTATCTTCTTTTCGAATGTTGCTTTTGTAAAATTTCACAAAGATTGTGATCTttctaaacatgttaaataaatacCAAGGGAATCAAAGCTAGTTACTCTCCTAACATGGGAAACCTTGATGGGCAGGTCTGAAAACTGACCAACTGAATGTCCCAGTAAAAAGTTCTAGAACACACCAGAATGGTAACCGTTTTTACTTTTCTCAGAGAGGTGTCTACCGAAAAAGTATATTTGAAAATAGTATGTTTGTAGAAACTGATCATGGGTCCATGCATGTGTTTGGCGAATTATGGCTCATGTACTATTGCAATTATGTGGAAGAGACGTGTACGTTAATTAAAACCTTAATTTTCTGACAATGCATTCTGCAAATTACTATAATTTTTTGTCAGCTCCAGATGTAAAGATGATTATCTATGTATCATGaacttcttttttctttaaaccTTTATGCAGTTACATGATATTTGTAGAATGGAGAAGATATCATTCATGTCGTGCCTAAAGGCAAAGGAAAAACGCAGTGCACGCCAAAATGCATCTGTTTCTCATTCAAACTAATAACTATCTCTTATCATAACACAGAAAAATAGATATTATTCTGTTATCTGTGGACAATACCTGGCAGAACTGCAGTGCAAACGTGTTAATATTACAACACGGGCGTTGTCCTGTGTCCGTAGCAATCAAATACCACACACATGTCTGTATAGTCATATTTCACGCCTCTATGACTATTGTTTGATAGCTTGTCTGACCTTTTACgtttaaaaatttgtttgtaattgaataatttcaacattctttgcatttatatttaaaacttgtTCCCAAGCCTCAGACGTAATTAAGAGAACTGGGTTTTTTTTCGAAAACTCTACGGTGCACTTTGTAGGACGAAACGTATTTACTTATTTCGGGTCCATTCAAATGCCGCTGATACAAGTGTATACAGATGcataaaaatgcatttatataaaCAGTTTTAATCTCTGTAGGGAGTCGTAAGAGTCAGTCACGATTACTTTGTAAAAAAGAGGTCTCTAGTAGTTTCTTATCTAAATCTGGCAATTAAAATACCGCTATTAAATGTCAAATTACATCAATTCTATGgaatgtatatatattcatatatctaAATTGATCGGCAAACTCGTTTCTTGTTTTGAGAAATTGATGAAGTTATGCTATATCGGTCGCTGAGTGACATCAGTAAATCAATGGACTGATCTTTCTTCTGAAGTAACAAAGATGATAAATAGATGCTAGAAATAATAATGTACAGTTTTGTGAACATTCCAAAAATTAGTTTCATTTTCCATCATAGTCATTATACAAGAAGATGAATATTTCGTTACTATGGAGACAAAATATTGTAATAAAGTGCAATAAGTATGCAACATCGGCATTTATAGGACGTTATTATATACGCCAACATGTTGTGAGATATCATCATGGGACAAATAGTTAACTATTGATCACGGCAAGACAAGTCATAAAGTTTTATTGATCTAAAGGGAACATTATAGTTATAATAGTCATAAATGGTCATTCCTATGAAATATTATTAGCTTTATTACACATCCAACtaaattatatctatatatatgttgcATTACTAAACTGACATTTCAATTGTCCTTTGTAATCTTACAGAAATTGACTACATCCGCCATTTAGTCTCCGAAATGTTGTATTTCATGCAAATGAACTGGGGAGATCGTCCGTTCATTATACTCAGGCGTTAAAGTCATTTTTATGCAACTGTCGATTTAGATGAATACGAATTAAAATTTCTTGCTTGAATGACGAATTTCAAGAGCACATTGCGACTTATTGATTTTCAGGGCCATCTGTCGCCCAAGCTTTATAATAAATTGTCGTTTTCTACACAAAGCAAAGATTGTTTGGTTTTTGTTATTTTCTGATACTTTTGTGTAGaaagatataataaaagaaaagagATAAAAATTTATCAAGTACAGTTTAAAGTTTATCAGTAACAATTTAAGTGGTGATAAGATATAAGTCAAAACTTGCATGTCACAAGGGTATTGTTGTCACCATAATTCACAAATGTCATATTTAATGTCTCTTTTACATGTATCTAATTTCATAAACGACTGGTCacaaacaaaattaatttcaCTTTGAACATGTATAAATGgacatcatgtacatatttatttatgtgtGGTATCAGCACTGAGTTTTATCTCGGTGTTTAACTATTAAATATAGGGGAACGTCTTGCGTTGAACTGTAAAATCACACGTGCACTAGTACAAACACATTAATTATAATgcataattttaatttcttaccTGCGCCGGCAATAAttactttttctttatttcttaacATCGCATCTGAGTTGTTTCCTTTGTAAATACATTTAATGTTAAATTCCACACCATATGAAGTTGCAATATTTGGTGTCCTTGGGTCCGGTGTTATTTTTTTAACTACTTCTCCATATAAAACATATTTAGACCTAGCCACCATTTCCTCTGGTTTGATGGTAATTGAAGGATCTTTAGTTATACAACTTTCTGATACTTCCACTAAAATTAGTTGAATTATAAAAAGAACGAAAGTATAAAATCCAAAGTCAGCCATCATCGTGTGCGTGTGAAGCGAAACTGATGTGGAGTGTAAATTTAGACAAGTGAATGCGGCAGAGACAAGCTATTATAGTACACGGTCTGTCCCCCGGATCGATTTAACTATTATAAATAATAGTAATATGTGCCTTTTGGCAattgttattgaaaaaaatataatttatgacAGTATTCCTTACTGCTCTTCACTGATTGATTATAAATACCATATTTTCACACGTTACGGTTGATTGGATTCTATGCTATGCTTAATTATATTAAGAAACATCCAGTCAATGACAAAAGTACTATTTATCGATTTAGTACTTGGAATGTAACAGAACAATCTGCGCCTTAATACCGGAATTGATAAAAAGCATTaacttatttaaatatttttaaaaaggtttCCCGGATTACAATTTATTATAAGACTTCTTATACACAAAACGACTATTTCTCGTAACCGTATCTTTATCATTAAGTTTAATGTATGTTTGTTTCACATGTCAGTCTTAACAATTTTTACGGAGAGGTATTTGGTTACTGTAAAAACAGGGACcgttcaaaatgaaaaatgaatccgTCTCTCTAATTGtgaatatgacagaaatatgatCCATATACGTATCAGTTTAAAGATCTGATAAGAACAGGTAGACTGTCCTTTAAGAAACAATTAAACTTTAACAGGTATATAAACTCTTTTGAGAGTATATATCACATTGACCCTATGTGTACGTGTGTTGGCAGCGAATATGTTTACACATAAGGTGCAAGTGAATTTCAAATTATTCACTATTTTCAGCTAAGAACTAGGGTCGAGAAAATAGTCTTTGTACTATAGGCTTTAATAAAGCCTTTCAAGCTAAACATTAGACTCATCATACGTTTAAAACGTCAGTGGAGTGATCGAGgatttttctttgtatatttgatTCAGACACTTCGTTACAGAGACTGGCTACCTCTTCTTTGAAGGCGGAAAATTTGACTAGAAAATTAAGATGGACAAAGCTGAGTATTACATACATCCAACACAGTCAAAGAGTCCACAAACTTTAACAAGGGTTGCCtactaatttgccatcagtataAAAAAGGAGGTCGAAATATGTAAAAGGGACATTCagactcataagtcgaaaataaacccACAACGACATGGCTTAACTGAAACATAAGTCAAAGAccaagagacaaacaatagtacacaaaacacattaaagaaaataaaaattataggCAACACAAAAAAATGGgtatctcgggtgctccggaagagtaataaagcagttcctgctccacatatgtagtacccgtcttgttgcttatgCTAGTACACACCCGGTAATAAGTCTTTTTAGATAGGTCACATTCAGGGAAAAGGGGGCAGGATTGTAGCTACTTCACTTGGAATATATCTCCTATCATCTGGAAAACGGATATTCCATATATAatggttaaccaactcgtgataagCATCCGTAAAATTCACGACGGGATGGTTTTAGCTTTGCAACTTGGAACTCTACCTTgtgaaaattaaattatgaataCGAATATTGACTATATTGAACTGTAATgaggtaagggagctaccatttgatttttagggggggggggactaggatgaaaaattttgtcctgcattttttttagctgtaatctctgtcctgcctttttatttttcactctgttcggtcctgcctttttttttagtttatccagactttgttttacctaaattgtcaaatttcatcctagccccccataaaaatcaaatgatagctCCCTAATAGTCTTTCGTTTCTTTCTACGATTCGAGAGAAAAACAATTGAATGTCGTCATTCTTCATGTTTCTTTCTCTTCGTAAACTGTTTTATTCCAAACACCCAGTACATTACTTATAAATCTTATCAAAGAGCTTCCGGTTTcattcaaaagaagaaaaaacacattttaatttgaataaaagaaacactttagTATACGGCTATGTGTTAATCTTGCTTATTTATTATATACGCAATCATCTTGTCTTAAAATGCAAAGAATatgaaatgtatatatttgtatacatACTGAACTTAACACCTTACTTGCCTTCTTGTCAAGCTTTCCCTGTCGGAGAAACAATTACTTGAAGGTTGGTATTGTGGGATACACTACTACTTTTACtacaaaaaacattttacaacaaaaaagCATCGTATCAGTTTTATTAATGTAGTATGCCTTATACAAGTCGACCAGACATCATTTGCATCAAATCTGAAGGAATCGACATTCTGTCAGCAATAGATACATATTTTATACTGGAATGGATTATATGGCAATCCCGGGAGCAATTTAAGTATTGCTTTTATCGTTCATTTTGATCCCATTTACATTACTTTTGCACCAACGAAAAAACAATATCTCAGAGATTGTGAATAttataaagtaattaattaatatCACTAATTTAACTGTCATGTTTTAACCATGTGATATGGTTTCATCCGGGAAATTTTAATTCTCT
Encoded here:
- the LOC143079837 gene encoding uncharacterized protein LOC143079837, whose product is MMADFGFYTFVLFIIQLILVEVSESCITKDPSITIKPEEMVARSKYVLYGEVVKKITPDPRTPNIATSYGVEFNIKCIYKGNNSDAMLRNKEKVIIAGAGIVRPNCYSFEVKPAEEGITDYVVFLQEDGNHLVPSYGAPEDVSYQDIYELTLVCGMNPIGPSGGALKEDCPSSLPSDCIRYEFPTSPKPVTVEVGKPQLLTTPAPKPEPKPKPEPEPKEPVKGDTKSQETNDGGRNGTATIPKLTVFSIFLGLLSALCVS